A window of Symbiobacterium terraclitae contains these coding sequences:
- a CDS encoding N-acetyltransferase, translated as MQFRKAVMADIPAVHEIINGYAAQGLMLRRPLMMLYESVRDFTVAVGDGGQVVGVGGLHIMWQDLAEIRSLAVKPGLTQRGVGRGLVEFLLDEARSLGLKRIFALTYQPGFFAKCGFHVVQKETLPQKVWKECVYCDKFHNCDEIAMIRWLVPPEELGEEAHEIPLVAKPNWVKG; from the coding sequence ATGCAGTTTCGGAAGGCCGTGATGGCCGACATCCCGGCGGTCCACGAGATCATCAACGGCTACGCCGCCCAGGGGCTGATGCTGCGCCGGCCCCTGATGATGCTGTACGAGTCCGTGCGCGACTTCACGGTGGCGGTGGGCGACGGCGGCCAGGTGGTGGGGGTGGGCGGACTCCACATCATGTGGCAGGACCTGGCGGAGATCCGCTCCCTGGCGGTGAAGCCCGGCCTCACCCAGCGGGGCGTGGGCCGCGGCCTGGTGGAGTTCCTGCTGGACGAGGCGCGGTCGCTGGGCCTCAAGCGCATCTTCGCCCTCACCTACCAGCCGGGGTTTTTCGCCAAGTGCGGCTTCCACGTGGTACAGAAGGAGACCCTGCCGCAGAAGGTCTGGAAGGAATGCGTGTACTGCGATAAGTTCCATAACTGCGATGAGATCGCGATGATCCGCTGGCTGGTGCCCCCGGAGGAGCTGGGGGAGGAGGCCCACGAGATCCCGCTGGTGGCCAAGCCCAACTGGGTCAAGGGATGA